From the Cucumis sativus cultivar 9930 chromosome 5, Cucumber_9930_V3, whole genome shotgun sequence genome, the window CATGACAAATAAACTATGTTTATaccatttagtttttaaatccaaaattgCTCCAGGATATATACTCATTTGACCTGCTTTACCTTCCCATTCATAATCAGAGCCCGGGCAATCAACTAAAACCAGTTTTAAGAGTACTATTTCTAtcctttcttcctttatgAATTCTGTTCAACGAATTGGAGCTTTGATGGACTTTTTCAGTATTACAAGGGCAATTTTGATTGGTGTGATAAAGATTTCAGCTGATTTGGAGCTCCACATTGaaagatttttcattttgctttGTGTTTAGTTCCTCTTGTTTTGCTCGGGATCCAGAGGGTCTTGTCCAGCTCAccataattttattatgttctctcttttttcgGTTTATGTTGTAATCTGTTCATTTAGTCCTTTTTGCTCTTGGTATATTTCTCTTATTCTTTGAGcattagattattttattaatattaataaagaggctcgtttccattttaaaaaaatagagtacTATTACATAAGGAAAAAATCAAGGGGAGATCTCTCTGAAACCTTTTCCCATCAGGATGTGTGATTACAATGTCCATATCTCCACAGGAAGACTTTCCTCGCCGAAATGATCCTCCACATAGAATATCAACCTAAAGCAacggagaaagaaaaagacaatatGAGCACTTTAATGTGATGCACCATCGAAGTTATGGATTATAACAGCATTTACACGTGAAAGTACAAGCACCAAGATGATATCAGCTAATAACAATATTCTTTAGATACAGATTGTCAGATGTTTCAGTTCTCACCCCAGGTAAAACATCTTCCCCAGCCTTCTTTAGAAGACTCTCCATGTCCTGAACCTATGATCAAACCAGATGGATTTCAAAAATTTGAGAACACATTTACTGAAAAGATCAGTCGCTGTTGCAAAATCCACAAGAGTAAAGCAGCTGACCTCATTACGCGGTATTCTTTGtttaatatcatcaaaatatttcaacCCCAATTTCTGTGCATGGGTTAACGATTCCTCCTTTTGCAAGTCGTCAAGTGTCCTATATCCTTTCTCATACAATCGCAAAGCTGTGGCTGGGCCAATGCCCCATACTTCCCCAAAAAGGGAGATTGTGCGAACCTACAATGGTTAAAAATACagtataaaatgtaaataaggAGAAAGAGACAAACATGCACCAATCATTGCAACCTAGAAGAACAAGCATGTATATGATAATCAGAAACATTTGTTGGAGTGGAAGGTTTGGGGTTTTATTAAAAACCTGCAAACACCTTTTCATCTGTCTCAAAGTGCTCCAATTTTGAAAGCTTTCCAGTAGTCACTATCTCTTGAATCTGCAAGCACACTAATCTTCTGTAATCAATCATTTCAGATAGAAGTTTTTAGTGTAAATAGTTGTTTGTAGCCACATTAATTCATATACAAATTCCAAAGCATTAAGAACCATATTATTCACCCAATGACATGTCTTATCCCCCTATGTCGGGATGAATTTCCTATATGTCCTGCAGACGTTGAAGTATCTAAGTTTCACAATTAACCTAGCAAAAATAGGCCAGAACTAACTCCCGAAAAGTGGCTCAGTCAAAAGGATATTATGAACAAGCAAATTGATTGCAGGTGACTTATGAGGCAATATACTAAACAATACAAGGACAACTGCATTCCACCGCAAAAAAGAGTGGCCGGAGTGAATAAAAGCAATATTCAACATAATACAATACCCCAAGGGAGAATAAAGAGCAAATTACAGTTGTTTCACTCACATGATCCTGCAATGACTTTCCTATGGCTGGCAGGTGTTTAACTTGATCGATGCTCTCAATTCTAAAAGGTAGCTTCTCAATTACTGGAATCGCCTTGTAATAGCTAAATGACCGTCGTTCATCACCCAATGCTTGAGatataagaaaaacaagtCATCAGAAATTTAAGTGCAACAAAACAATCAAGTAGCTTGAAGGATGTCATTTTCACCTCTGTATATGTTGATAAGTTTTCCAAAAATCTCAGTTATATTCTTATTCATATCTGGTGGACTGTATGACAAAGCTATCTGCAAAACATTCGCCTTATTAGAACACACTGAATAATTTAGAAGTGAGCAGtctaaagaaaattggaagttaattttaagaaattccACGGTCAAGCCACAATTCTATAAACTGAAATCTTCCTAATTTATGGAAGAACATGTTCATAACCAAACCTTTGAATTGGCGATCAAAGAAACTTACATTGTTACCAACAAAATCAGAAGTCCTTGGACTAGTTACTGTCTGACCAATACTCAATTTGGAGTCCTCGAGACCTGTAGCAGTCTTTGTTACCAAAGTTGAAGCATCTGAATCTCCACCACTTTCAAAACTTACTGCTTCTGAATTGTTGggagacaaatttaattttttgggaGTAGACTGTTGTGGCTTATCTCTTCCATCTTCATCTAAACCCACTTTTACAGTGTACAAATCCTCTGAGGCCTTCTCCCCTGAACTTAAGCTGTCTTCCAGCCACTGATACGAGAGAACCTTCTAAAAATGTGTAGAAATCAGcctaattcaaaatttttaaatacctcagagagattcaaatttaaacttcaataatCATTCACAAACAATCACCCCAAAGTTCATAACTATGAGAACCCACATgcaaaatatgaatttgtaaTCAGAATCAACGAATGcttcaatgaaaaaaaacagGACTAACCCCTTTAAAGCGCGCCAAACGAGCACCGTCCACCTTCTCCAGAAGAGCATCCAAGCTCGAAGCAAATATATGACTGACCATTTTCGACAAACGCTCTTCAATACTAGCACCCATTTGGACCAGCTTCTGTTTCCAAATCTTCAGCCACAAAAAAACTAACACCCAAATTAcgaattttaaattcattgaCATACAAAGTTGCAGGGAAAGATAATGAAATGTAAAACCTGTAATCGGCGGGTTTGCACCCCCTTTTCCACTAAGAAGACAACCATCCCTGCAAACATTCCATGTGGATCCTCAGAAAGACTTTGGCTTTTCCTTCGTTTTGGCGCCATGAAAGCTTCTTCTGCACGAGATGAAACTGTGGGGTGTGGTCTTGTGTATTACGtacataataaaattgaaatatgtaTTTTGACTATGATTGACCTTTCAATAAGACACGTGTCCAAGAGTTTGATGGTGATTCGTCAATCAATTTGACACGTGTTCAGGATAGGGTCCACTTAGAATTCGAGTGGACCGCTTGATCAGATTGAGTTGGACCCTTTTGCTTAATATCATCGTTGTAGAAGGATTGcttaaaccctaaaacccttcataaaaaattctctcttttaGCATTTCACAgagtaaagaagaagatagggATAACAGTGACTCAATACAGACAGCAGAAAGTTAGCATTTTTCAAGACTCGATTCGATTACAGAGCCAATGCTTCTGTATCGCTCCGTTTCTGCGCTCCATCTAGAGAGACTAACGTTATCGTCTAAGTTGCTTTTCTCATTAAAAAATTCTAACTTGTTGGTCCCCAATTCATGTTCTATCCGAATTGGGTTGGTTTGTTTGAGACAAGCCTGCTCTAGGCAATCAAGGGCTGTTGGGACTGTTGCTGCTTCTGCTGCATCAACTGCTGCTGATGGAATTGGAAAGGATACTTTTTATGCGGCAGAAGGTGTTTCTTGGACATCACTTGGTGTCTCTGATACTGTTTCTCGAGCTCTCGGTAGTGTCGGAATGCAGAGGCCATCTTTGATTCAGGTACCTGTCAAGAAAATTAGAGTTTTATCAGAACTCTTCGCCTAATGAATTAATGTTTGCTTGTATAAGAATTTAGCTTGTGTCTGTAGGATTGAATCCATTCTCCCTCAACTTGgggttttttggttttcttgaaAACATAGAAAGAAGCATAGGAAATCAAGGAAATGTAGAAGAAATGACTTGGTATCTCAAGTAAATGTAAGGTGTAATATTTTGGATACATGTTCTGCTTTAGGTGATCTTGATAGTGTGTCAATTGAAGCTTTTGCAATCcctttttaatctttcttgGTCGATGCCTTTGTTGTTCTCTACCTTCTTTTTATCACTTCTGATGCATTCTTGTTTGCATTTAAGGCTGCTTGCGTTCCCTCTATAATGTCAGGAAACGATGTGGTCATTGCAGCCGAAACTGGTAGCGGTAAAACGCATGGTTATCTTGTGCCCCTAATTAATAAGATATGCTGTGAACATGGTGAGGACAAGTTGACTGATGGAGACCATGACTTGCCTTCATTGAATAAGCTTTCTCTCGTTCTTTGTCCAAATGTAATGCTGTGTGAACAAGTGGTTCAAATGGCTAATGCCCTTTGCGATGAACATGGAAAATCGATTCTCAGAGTTGCAGCTATTTGTGGAAGACAGGTAGAAAACGTTGTCCAAGATAACATATGATTGTAATTCTTGctgaatttaatttatttacataaTGAGATGTGCAGCATACTACTTTGACAGTGTTGATATGATTCTATATTTGACTAAGTACTCTAATTGCAGGGTTGGCCAGTTCACAAGCCGGATATTGTTGTATCAACTCCAGCAGCTCTTCTTAACTATATTGAACCAAACAGGAGTCGGCGTTCGGCTTTTCTTCGTGCTGTGAAGCACGTGGTATGTTTCTCTCACTCTCTGTCAAAATAATCTTACTTACATGAtgtaatgttttattttagctGTTCAACGTGAAACTACTGCAGGTTTTTGATGAAGCAGATATGCTTCTTGTTGGCAGTTTTCAGAATAAGGTCATTCGTCTTATAAACTTGCTCCGGTTTGAAGAAAAGCTATTGTCGCGTTCAAAAGAATTTCCAGAGAAGCTCATGGGATTAGAAGCTGACCCATTATCCCAGCTTATTGTACAGGATGAGGATGACCTACAAACTGAAACCTCCTCTGAAGGGGAAGGGGAAGGGGAAGGGGAAGGGGAAGAGGAAGGGGAAGGTGAAGAAAGTTATAACGAAGTTGAGTCTAACAGTATACAGGATGACACTGAATGTGTGTCTGGGAAAGTTAACGACTGGAGAAGAATACGAAAAAGTTACAAACGTAGTAAACAATACATTTTTGTTGCTGCAACTCTTCCTGTGAATGGGAAAAAGACTGCTGGTGCTGTGCTGCGGAAAATGTTCCCAGATGCTAGTTGGGTTAGTGGGAAATACCTACACTGCCACAATCCCAGGTACTGCCCAAGTTGGTCGTAATCAAATGTGAAGTTCTTAGAAGATTCTTTTGAAGGGATATAACTTGtaacatttgaaatttcttgTGCTCCAGCACATCCTTTTCTCAGATAATCAAACCActtttcccaaaaaaaaatttaaaatagtctAATTGACTAATGGccactaaaattattttgcacTGTGAAGTTCTACAAATTTCTGTTTTCTATCTATAGCAATTGGCATTTCATGATTCAAGATTCTCTTGCTTTCTATGTTGGTAGATTAGAATTTTCCGTGTGTGTAATTGGTCGAGGTTTTTAGGACATTTGTTAGAGCTGGATGTATAGAACCATGGAAGGAGGCAAGATGAGCTAGTGGATAGAGTGAGTTTGAGAGAATGATTAGGAATAGGATTGATAAAGACCAAGGGTAATTCTATTTGAAGATAGAAGTATAAGCTTAGACATCTATAAGCTAATTAACTAAGAggatgagttttttttaatatatgtgaGTGTCTGTGTCAGCTTACACGCACTTCGATTAGTCTCACGGGACAACTTTTATCCCATGACCCTACAACAGTTTGTTATAAAGGAAActcgtaggaaattaattcctagaTAGCTGAGTGGATGAGTTAGGTAGCTAAGGAAGAAAATCTTTAGTAGGGAGAGATCAAAGCTCTTGAACATTAGGGTAGCTTGTAATGCTTTGATATAGTGGGAGTTTGTTTTAGCCCCATCAGAAGTCTTGTCCTAGCTATACTGTATAAGTTCTTTTTGATAGACCCCTGGCCCCAATTGATAGACACCTGATCGCAAGAAAGGGTAGAATATGTATGTTGCTTAGTTACATTTTTATCTGAGtttttatttggatttatttttcttttatctgtGAACCCATGTTAAGTTGGTATGTGGCTTTACTACATAGGGTAAGATATAGTCTGCGAGGGATTATGTTGACCTTCTTCCTCTATGCTTTCTCAATGTGGTTATCTTATGATAACCATCTAGTGTGGATatgaaaatcttaaattacTTGAACTTGATACAAATTCAAGACACTTTTATAGTTTGTCTCATACATCAAAGGGTGCAAACCTACTAGCTACATTGTGATGACCCCTTAAGAAAGATTTCCCTCTGAGTGAGGTAAGGAGAGGCAAGGAGTCCCCAATCTCTCCTGGATTATACCattcttttacataaataaactGAATACTATCACCTTCTTTCATGAAAACAGAGAAAGACACAGAAATTAGTTCTTAAGGTTTCTGCAAATTTACACCTGTACTAGAAAATTGGTTATTAGTTACTACTTTGGTTTCTACTAACACCATTCTCTTTCATTTATGTTCACAAACATTAGTTATAACTTTGTTTccttaaatttcataatttgtcGTTAGTAAAAGGATAATTGTTGGtgtctttttagtttttgcaaACTTTATTGAGTTGCCATTAAGAGTTTAGCTTAGCTCAACTAACATCTGTATGTACCTAAGGACCAAGAGGTCTTGGGTTCAAATCTCCATTCCTGtttgtacttaaaaaaaactttattgagttttctttttgccatttttgcgATTGGCTGCATATTAGAGTAAATAATTGTACTCTGTATTCTACTTTAGATTGGAGCAGAGGTGGGTCGAAGTGACCACTGATAACCAGGTGGATGAACTCATCAAGGCGGTGAATCAATCTAAATCTCAACTTAGGGTTCCTGATGACGGTGTTATCCGAACCATGGTGTTTGCAAACACAGTTGAAACTGTTGAAGCAGTGGCCAATATATTGTTGGGAGCAGGTAAAGAATGTTTTCGTTACCACAAAGATCGCAGTTTGGAGGAGCGGTCGAAAATCTTGGCTGATTTCAGAGTGGAAGGTGGCGTTTTTGTATGCACTGATGCTGCTGCCAGGGGAGTAGATATTCCGAATGTATCCCATGTTATTCAGGTGCTTCtcatttcataaatgttttcaGCAGATGGCTCTAGCATATCCAATATTTAGGATTCAATAGTGAATCAAAGAGTTCAAAAAGTATCAAAATTAGTGGGTCGTTCttctataaaaaagaaaaagaatcaaaatgacTTGGTAGATCAGACTTGTTTGCAtcattctttaaattattttgggaACCATTACATACAAGATTTATTCACCTTTTATAATTCTATTAGCATTTGATTGTTCATACCAATGGCCTTGCTTTTAATATGGAATTGATTGATGAatatctgttttttttctccttttcagGCAGACTTTGCTACTTCTGCTGTGGATTTTTTACATAGAATTGGTAGAACAGGTAGGGCTGGTCAACATGGACTTGTTACTAGCCTGTACACTAAAGCTAACCGTGATCTCGTTTCAGCAGTTCGACGTGCAGAAAACTTATCCCAACCTGTGGTAATTGTAAAACTGACTACTGCTCACTCTTTGATAATCCCTCTTTCCTTCTCCAACTCTGAACACCTCGAATCAAGATATAATTTGACTTAACTTTGTCAATATAGCCAGCGCACTTAATATCTATCATGTAGTTTACCCGTCAATTTAGAATCACCTTCACTTGCTAACCACTCTTAACTGCAGCCATCACTTCCTTTATTGGATCAATTCCTTCAGTTATTGAGTTTTGACTTCTTTTACGCTTTCTTGGTGCAGGAGGCAGCATTTAGCAGGAAACGAAGCTTCCGAAACAAGCTCAAGAAACAAGGTAAGTTTGATTTGTAACTCAACAAAAGCCAAAAATTGTGATAGTTGAAAGAACAAGTGTGAAATCATTAAGACTGATATATGCATCATATTTTTGCAGGTTCTGCAAACTCAAAAGAGAGCGTTATGGCATGAAtagaagataaattttttttatgtatagaTGAAGAATGATGAACACTATTAACATTCACTATTTCTTCACACTTGATCAAGATCTTGAAACGCTTATCAAATCTTTTGTTCACCCCATCCCATgtataattgaagaaaaagaaacaaagaaaaggcTTTAGAATGCGTTCAAAAGTTAGGAATATCGTTATGACATCAATTCCTATTAATTGTTGGATGCGCAATGATAGTTACTATGTAACGCCATGGTTAAGCCTTAGCTGCATCCTTTtggaggaaaagagaagatctaaaaatttgtttaagacccataatttatttatttagtttttttcttggaaTTTTGTAGTGCTTTTTCATGTTATGTTCAGTCAATATTGATATAACTAGATAAGTTTGTGAGAATAATAATCTATTAGTATTGGTTTGTTccttcattttgtattttattgagAAGAATCCATTTCAACTGTAGCTCTATTCAAAACTTGTGGATACCATTTTCTAAGATAGCTGGAAATATCTCTGAAGTTACTGAATTAGAGAGCTTAGAGAAACTTTTGCATTGCTTTTTCTTGGAATTAATGGATGAATTAATGAATATGGAATGATCATTGTTGCACTTATTTAAGTCTACAGTATTACTAAaggtaaaattaaatgtttagaGTTGAAATTGATGTAATTTGGTAAGTTCGTGactagttttaaattatattcttctttattcatgttgtttttaattatgaacaaTCCATGTCTCAGATATTGGGGCTTTGTATAGCCGACGAAAGTTGTGGGCACCATTTCTCAAGGTAGTAAAGAATCtcaaaatagtaaagaaaaagaaagcacaacaaccaaaatttaaagaagtCAATATCACGGAAATGTCAAATATTCAATTCATAAATACCTCCAAACACCAAGACAAGACAAAGTCGCAGAAGATATGCTAAACGGCTAGAGGTCATGAGCAGTGATTGataagtaaaagtaaaagagtGGACATAAGAATTGAACTCAAAACAAATCACATTATGAATCAGGAGCGTCGGCAACAACGatcaaaccataaaaaaacaaaaaagaaa encodes:
- the LOC101209170 gene encoding DNA polymerase lambda isoform X3, producing the protein MGASIEERLSKMVSHIFASSLDALLEKVDGARLARFKGKVLSYQWLEDSLSSGEKASEDLYTVKVGLDEDGRDKPQQSTPKKLNLSPNNSEAVSFESGGDSDASTLVTKTATGLEDSKLSIGQTVTSPRTSDFVGNNIALSYSPPDMNKNITEIFGKLINIYRALGDERRSFSYYKAIPVIEKLPFRIESIDQVKHLPAIGKSLQDHIQEIVTTGKLSKLEHFETDEKVRTISLFGEVWGIGPATALRLYEKGYRTLDDLQKEESLTHAQKLGLKYFDDIKQRIPRNEVQDMESLLKKAGEDVLPGVDILCGGSFRRGKSSCGDMDIVITHPDGKSHRGFLPKYVKHLKDMKFLREDLIFSTHSEEGTDSGVDTYFGLCTYPGRELRHRIDLKVYPRDIYAFGLIAWTGNDVLNRRLRLLAESKGFRLDDTGLYPSTQGSGGKRGARGTATLKFDTEKDVFEFLGFPWLEPHERNL
- the LOC101209170 gene encoding DNA polymerase lambda isoform X1 is translated as MAPKRRKSQSLSEDPHGMFAGMVVFLVEKGVQTRRLQIWKQKLVQMGASIEERLSKMVSHIFASSLDALLEKVDGARLARFKGKVLSYQWLEDSLSSGEKASEDLYTVKVGLDEDGRDKPQQSTPKKLNLSPNNSEAVSFESGGDSDASTLVTKTATGLEDSKLSIGQTVTSPRTSDFVGNNIALSYSPPDMNKNITEIFGKLINIYRALGDERRSFSYYKAIPVIEKLPFRIESIDQVKHLPAIGKSLQDHIQEIVTTGKLSKLEHFETDEKVRTISLFGEVWGIGPATALRLYEKGYRTLDDLQKEESLTHAQKLGLKYFDDIKQRIPRNEVQDMESLLKKAGEDVLPGVDILCGGSFRRGKSSCGDMDIVITHPDGKSHRGFLPKYVKHLKDMKFLREDLIFSTHSEEGTDSGVDTYFGLCTYPGRELRHRIDLKVYPRDIYAFGLIAWTGNDVLNRRLRLLAESKGFRLDDTGLYPSTQGSGGKRGARGTATLKFDTEKDVFEFLGFPWLEPHERNL
- the LOC101209170 gene encoding DNA polymerase lambda isoform X2; the encoded protein is MAPKRRKSQSLSEDPHGMFAGMVVFLVEKGVQTRRLQIWKQKLVQMGASIEERLSKMVSHIFASSLDALLEKVDGARLARFKGVLSYQWLEDSLSSGEKASEDLYTVKVGLDEDGRDKPQQSTPKKLNLSPNNSEAVSFESGGDSDASTLVTKTATGLEDSKLSIGQTVTSPRTSDFVGNNIALSYSPPDMNKNITEIFGKLINIYRALGDERRSFSYYKAIPVIEKLPFRIESIDQVKHLPAIGKSLQDHIQEIVTTGKLSKLEHFETDEKVRTISLFGEVWGIGPATALRLYEKGYRTLDDLQKEESLTHAQKLGLKYFDDIKQRIPRNEVQDMESLLKKAGEDVLPGVDILCGGSFRRGKSSCGDMDIVITHPDGKSHRGFLPKYVKHLKDMKFLREDLIFSTHSEEGTDSGVDTYFGLCTYPGRELRHRIDLKVYPRDIYAFGLIAWTGNDVLNRRLRLLAESKGFRLDDTGLYPSTQGSGGKRGARGTATLKFDTEKDVFEFLGFPWLEPHERNL
- the LOC101208926 gene encoding DEAD-box ATP-dependent RNA helicase 22, yielding MLLYRSVSALHLERLTLSSKLLFSLKNSNLLVPNSCSIRIGLVCLRQACSRQSRAVGTVAASAASTAADGIGKDTFYAAEGVSWTSLGVSDTVSRALGSVGMQRPSLIQAACVPSIMSGNDVVIAAETGSGKTHGYLVPLINKICCEHGEDKLTDGDHDLPSLNKLSLVLCPNVMLCEQVVQMANALCDEHGKSILRVAAICGRQGWPVHKPDIVVSTPAALLNYIEPNRSRRSAFLRAVKHVVFDEADMLLVGSFQNKVIRLINLLRFEEKLLSRSKEFPEKLMGLEADPLSQLIVQDEDDLQTETSSEGEGEGEGEGEEEGEGEESYNEVESNSIQDDTECVSGKVNDWRRIRKSYKRSKQYIFVAATLPVNGKKTAGAVLRKMFPDASWVSGKYLHCHNPRLEQRWVEVTTDNQVDELIKAVNQSKSQLRVPDDGVIRTMVFANTVETVEAVANILLGAGKECFRYHKDRSLEERSKILADFRVEGGVFVCTDAAARGVDIPNVSHVIQADFATSAVDFLHRIGRTGRAGQHGLVTSLYTKANRDLVSAVRRAENLSQPVEAAFSRKRSFRNKLKKQGSANSKESVMA